From Streptomyces sp. NBC_00683, one genomic window encodes:
- a CDS encoding ABC transporter ATP-binding protein, producing the protein MTDGTQRPAVRVRGLRRVFGTRAVLDGLRLDIARGEFVALLGASGSGKTTLLRILGALDGADGGEVLVPEARTIVFQEPRLVPSKKVLANVTVALPRSRSAHGLRALAEVGLERHADAWPATLSGGEAQRVALARALVREPELLLLDEPFAALDALTRLKMQDLVGELCRKHRPAVLLVTHDVDEAVRLADRVAVLRDGKLVTDETVAVDRPRDPGDPAFAALRRRLLNDLGVDAVPAPSPSPAPAPVEVAEVGVI; encoded by the coding sequence CGCCGTACGGGTACGCGGACTGCGCCGGGTCTTCGGCACCCGGGCCGTGCTCGACGGCCTCCGGCTCGACATCGCCCGGGGCGAGTTCGTCGCCCTGCTGGGTGCCAGCGGCAGCGGCAAGACCACCCTGCTCCGCATCCTGGGAGCACTGGACGGCGCCGACGGGGGAGAGGTGCTCGTCCCCGAGGCCCGCACCATCGTCTTCCAGGAGCCCCGCCTCGTGCCGTCCAAGAAGGTCCTCGCCAATGTGACCGTCGCCCTGCCGCGCAGCCGCTCCGCCCACGGGCTCAGGGCCCTCGCCGAAGTCGGCCTGGAACGGCACGCGGACGCCTGGCCCGCCACTCTCTCCGGCGGCGAGGCCCAGCGCGTGGCACTGGCCCGGGCGCTGGTGCGTGAGCCCGAACTGCTCCTGCTGGACGAGCCGTTCGCCGCCCTGGACGCCCTGACCCGGCTGAAGATGCAGGACCTGGTGGGGGAGCTGTGCCGCAAGCACCGCCCCGCCGTCCTCCTGGTCACCCACGATGTCGACGAGGCGGTACGGCTCGCGGACCGCGTCGCCGTGCTCCGCGACGGGAAGCTCGTCACCGACGAGACCGTCGCCGTCGACCGGCCGCGGGACCCCGGCGATCCCGCGTTCGCGGCACTGCGCCGCCGACTGCTGAACGACCTCGGCGTCGATGCCGTCCCCGCCCCGTCGCCGTCCCCTGCCCCCGCCCCTGTCGAAGTTGCCGAAGTCGGAGTGATCTGA
- a CDS encoding LLM class flavin-dependent oxidoreductase, which translates to MATEVLWYIIPREGAYPWEPEGRRTADLGYLSRLAGTVEQLGYSGALLATDLYDVWPLGSALAASTSTRFKPLLAVHPGLISPTLLAKMALSFDQLFGGRLRFNVVNGSTKSLQEYGLHVEHDERYELSAEYWSIVKRLTAGEVFDHKGRFYDLKNAGASFRELKPVQDPHIPLWFGGSSAPGIEMAAEHVDVFLTWGEPPHLLKEKLDRVRARAAAYGRTLRIGLRLHLIVRDTEDEAWAAADRLLDVTSEATYARQLGDRADEDGVGWQRQFRQHGGKVPARARELETHPNMWPGMSLFRPGPGTAVVGSTAQVVERLKEFEDLGVDTFILSGNPLLEEAYRVAETVLPALGVTR; encoded by the coding sequence ATGGCGACCGAAGTCCTCTGGTACATCATCCCGCGCGAAGGCGCGTACCCCTGGGAGCCGGAAGGGCGGCGGACCGCCGACCTCGGCTACCTCAGCCGGCTCGCCGGAACCGTGGAGCAGCTCGGCTACAGCGGTGCCCTGCTCGCCACCGACCTGTACGACGTCTGGCCGCTGGGCAGCGCCCTCGCCGCCTCGACCAGCACCCGCTTCAAACCGCTGCTCGCGGTTCACCCCGGACTCATCTCGCCCACGCTGCTGGCCAAGATGGCGCTGAGTTTCGACCAGCTCTTCGGCGGCCGGCTGCGCTTCAACGTCGTCAACGGCTCCACGAAGTCGCTCCAGGAGTACGGACTCCACGTGGAGCACGACGAACGGTACGAACTCAGCGCCGAGTACTGGTCGATCGTGAAACGGCTGACGGCCGGAGAGGTCTTCGACCACAAGGGCCGCTTCTACGACCTGAAGAACGCGGGCGCCTCGTTCCGTGAGCTGAAGCCCGTCCAGGACCCGCACATCCCGCTCTGGTTCGGCGGCTCGTCCGCCCCCGGCATCGAGATGGCGGCCGAGCACGTCGACGTCTTCCTCACCTGGGGCGAACCGCCGCACCTGCTGAAGGAGAAGCTGGATCGGGTACGGGCGCGGGCGGCCGCGTACGGCCGCACCCTGCGCATCGGGCTGCGTCTCCACCTGATCGTCCGCGACACGGAGGACGAGGCATGGGCGGCGGCCGACCGGCTGCTGGACGTCACGAGCGAGGCGACGTACGCCCGCCAGCTCGGCGACCGGGCGGACGAGGACGGGGTGGGCTGGCAGCGTCAGTTCCGCCAGCACGGCGGCAAGGTCCCGGCCAGGGCGCGGGAACTGGAGACGCACCCCAACATGTGGCCGGGCATGAGCCTGTTCCGGCCGGGCCCCGGCACGGCGGTCGTCGGTTCGACGGCCCAGGTCGTCGAACGCCTCAAGGAGTTCGAGGACCTCGGCGTCGACACCTTCATCCTGTCCGGGAACCCGCTGCTGGAGGAGGCCTACCGGGTGGCGGAAACGGTGCTTCCGGCGCTCGGCGTCACACGCTGA
- a CDS encoding ABC transporter substrate-binding protein, with amino-acid sequence MTITIGVHSSNPSLFHLYHLSRLGIAQEELAALGETVSFHPYTNGVRTGELLTQGVIDFGGTGSTPPVTAQAAGHDLVYTAVSAPRPEHGALLVPVDSPVRTVADLRGTTVHLAIGSWQTHLIAKALDDAGLSYADDITAVRSTDDSEQLLRSGDIAAWVAQGPQLAAARRTGGLRTLVATGDVITDRSVFFTRRELAENRPEIIDALTRALQRADDWAAANPRAAAEIAAADLGGSADDWETALRALPWKIESVSDAFIAEQQEAADIFHRTGFIDRPVDVATARAHADTAAAGAASASGTKAA; translated from the coding sequence ATGACCATCACCATCGGTGTCCACAGCAGCAACCCGTCCCTCTTCCACCTCTACCACCTCTCCCGCCTCGGCATCGCCCAGGAGGAGCTGGCCGCTCTCGGTGAGACGGTCTCCTTCCACCCGTACACCAACGGGGTCCGCACCGGTGAGCTCCTCACCCAGGGCGTCATCGACTTCGGCGGCACCGGATCCACCCCGCCGGTCACCGCGCAGGCGGCCGGCCACGACCTCGTCTACACCGCCGTGTCCGCCCCGCGCCCCGAGCACGGCGCGCTCCTCGTCCCGGTGGACAGCCCCGTCCGCACGGTCGCCGACCTCAGGGGCACCACCGTCCACCTCGCCATCGGGTCCTGGCAGACCCATCTGATCGCCAAGGCCCTGGACGACGCCGGACTCTCGTACGCCGACGACATCACCGCGGTCCGCAGCACCGACGACAGCGAACAGCTGCTGCGCTCCGGGGACATCGCCGCATGGGTCGCCCAGGGACCGCAGCTGGCGGCCGCGCGCAGGACCGGAGGGCTGCGCACCCTCGTCGCCACCGGTGACGTGATCACCGACCGGTCCGTCTTCTTCACCCGGCGCGAACTCGCCGAGAACCGGCCGGAGATCATCGACGCCCTCACCCGCGCCCTCCAGCGCGCCGACGACTGGGCGGCCGCCAACCCCCGTGCCGCGGCCGAGATCGCCGCCGCCGACCTGGGCGGGAGCGCCGACGACTGGGAGACCGCCCTGCGCGCCCTGCCGTGGAAGATCGAGTCCGTCAGCGACGCGTTCATCGCCGAACAGCAGGAAGCCGCGGACATCTTCCACCGCACCGGGTTCATCGACCGGCCGGTCGATGTCGCCACCGCCCGGGCCCACGCGGACACCGCGGCCGCCGGCGCCGCTTCCGCCTCCGGCACGAAGGCGGCCTGA